In a genomic window of Deltaproteobacteria bacterium:
- a CDS encoding transporter substrate-binding domain-containing protein, whose amino-acid sequence MPVSRFSLFVCSFLAFVFCSMPHSAWAESVSIRVGTYENAPKVFTDESGRSAGIFIDILSHIAKAEGWRVSYVPGTWAEGLDRLEKGEIDLMPDMAYTPDRSKIFSFHKVPVLSSWFQVYARKGSGISTVLDLNGKSIAVLDRSIQQQELVKLIGTFGLSANIVSAPDYKTTFEMVAKRKADAAATNRFFGMMHAKKYGLEDTAVIFNPSDLFFAAPKMGRGRFLQIIDAHLSKLKKDSRSVYYESMKRWTSEEVHFKLPQWVKILGLVVGAILLTSIAGASVLKHQVNVRTRELKEVNLEMEERIKRRTAELAEAMEKARAADRIKSAFLATMSHELRTPLNSIIGFTGIMLQGLTGPLNDEQKKQMTMVQTSSRHLLALINDVLDISKIEAGQLELAVEPFELRPSIEKVVRLVAPLAEKKGLELTLEADADLGAATTDQRRLEQILLNLLNNAIKFTEKGRVAVSCKSENGDYLLSVSDTGIGMKPEELPNLFQPFHQLDSGLTRKHEGTGLGLSICRKIIEMMGGSIFVESRLGQGSVFTIRFPKHTEKPHEKNSPDH is encoded by the coding sequence GCCGGTTTTCCTTGTTTGTTTGCTCCTTTTTGGCGTTCGTTTTCTGCTCAATGCCCCATTCTGCCTGGGCGGAAAGCGTTTCCATCAGGGTGGGCACCTATGAAAACGCCCCCAAGGTCTTTACCGACGAATCCGGGCGGTCGGCGGGCATTTTTATCGATATTCTTTCGCACATCGCCAAGGCCGAGGGCTGGCGGGTGAGCTATGTTCCGGGCACCTGGGCCGAGGGGCTGGACCGCCTGGAAAAAGGCGAAATCGACCTGATGCCCGACATGGCCTACACGCCGGACCGGAGTAAAATTTTCTCCTTTCACAAGGTTCCGGTTTTATCCTCCTGGTTTCAGGTCTACGCCCGGAAAGGCAGCGGAATCAGCACGGTCCTGGACTTGAACGGCAAGAGCATAGCGGTTCTGGATCGATCCATTCAGCAACAGGAGCTCGTGAAGCTGATCGGCACATTCGGTTTGAGCGCAAACATCGTTTCCGCCCCCGATTATAAAACCACCTTTGAAATGGTCGCAAAACGAAAGGCGGACGCGGCGGCCACCAACCGGTTTTTCGGCATGATGCACGCCAAAAAATACGGCCTGGAGGACACGGCCGTCATTTTCAATCCTTCCGATCTTTTCTTCGCGGCTCCGAAAATGGGCCGGGGACGATTTTTGCAGATCATCGACGCCCATCTTTCAAAACTCAAAAAAGACTCACGGTCCGTTTATTACGAGTCCATGAAACGCTGGACATCAGAGGAGGTCCATTTCAAGCTGCCTCAATGGGTGAAAATTCTCGGCCTTGTGGTGGGCGCAATTTTACTGACAAGCATTGCCGGAGCTTCTGTGCTGAAGCATCAGGTGAATGTCCGCACAAGGGAGCTGAAAGAGGTCAACCTTGAAATGGAGGAGCGCATAAAAAGGCGCACCGCCGAACTGGCCGAGGCAATGGAAAAGGCCAGGGCCGCAGACCGGATCAAATCCGCCTTTCTGGCCACCATGTCGCACGAATTGCGTACGCCGCTCAATTCCATAATAGGATTCACGGGCATAATGCTCCAGGGTCTCACCGGGCCTTTGAACGATGAGCAGAAAAAACAGATGACCATGGTTCAGACCAGTTCCCGCCATCTTCTGGCCCTTATCAACGACGTATTGGACATATCCAAAATCGAGGCCGGTCAGCTTGAGCTTGCCGTAGAGCCCTTCGAGCTTCGCCCGTCCATAGAAAAGGTGGTCAGGCTTGTCGCCCCCCTGGCCGAAAAAAAGGGGCTGGAACTTACGCTGGAAGCCGACGCCGACCTGGGAGCCGCCACCACTGATCAGCGCCGCCTGGAGCAGATTCTCTTGAACCTCCTGAATAACGCCATCAAATTCACCGAAAAAGGCCGGGTTGCCGTCTCGTGCAAAAGTGAAAACGGCGATTATCTTTTATCGGTTTCGGACACCGGCATAGGCATGAAACCCGAAGAGCTGCCGAACCTTTTTCAGCCCTTTCACCAGCTGGACAGCGGCCTTACCCGCAAACACGAGGGAACGGGCCTTGGGCTTTCCATCTGCAGGAAAATCATCGAAATGATGGGCGGGTCCATTTTCGTGGAAAGCCGGTTGGGCCAGGGAAGCGTTTTCACCATCAGGTTTCCGAAACACACGGAGAAGCCCCATGAAAAAAACTCTCCTGATCATTGA
- a CDS encoding universal stress protein, whose protein sequence is MISMYENILVPVDFSPGNSKALETAIKLAPSKKGVITLFHVIESINDTDYMEIKDFYLKLEKKAHDELARLAGLFSDSGVKIRLKTEIGERAGSILKYAAERKCDLIVMNSHRIKPDDGAAGWGTISYKVGILSQCPVMLVK, encoded by the coding sequence ATTATCTCAATGTATGAAAATATCCTGGTGCCGGTGGATTTTTCCCCGGGCAATTCCAAGGCTCTTGAAACAGCGATAAAACTCGCGCCTTCGAAAAAAGGCGTCATCACCCTTTTTCATGTCATCGAGTCCATAAACGACACCGATTACATGGAAATAAAGGATTTTTACCTAAAGCTCGAAAAAAAGGCCCATGACGAGCTTGCCCGCCTGGCCGGGCTCTTTTCGGACTCAGGAGTAAAAATCCGCTTGAAGACCGAAATCGGCGAAAGGGCTGGAAGCATCCTCAAATACGCGGCTGAAAGGAAGTGCGACCTTATAGTGATGAACTCGCACCGCATAAAACCAGACGACGGAGCAGCCGGGTGGGGAACCATAAGCTACAAGGTGGGAATTTTGTCCCAGTGCCCGGTCATGCTGGTAAAATAA
- a CDS encoding acyl-CoA dehydrogenase family protein, producing MDFDLNKEQEMIRDAVRNFAEKEIAPLILDLDENEEFSPELTRRMGEIGLFGMFVPEKYGGQELDYISYAIAVEEVARIDGSHAATVAAGNSLGIGPIYYFGSEDQKKKYLPKLSTGKYLWGFGLTEPAAGSDAGGTQTTAVRDGNEWVINGSKIFITNAASPISLGVTVQAITGHRPDGKPEYSCILVEHGTKGFTAKPMHKKLMWRASNTAELYFDDCRVPYENLLGNQGDGFRQMLKTLDGGRLSIGAMGLGGAQGAYELALSYAKKRRQFGQSISKFQAVAFKLSDCAMEIECARNLLYKACWLKDHHRPFEKEAAMGKLYCSEVMGRVADHAVQIHGGYGLMKEYKVERFYRDQKLLTIGEGTSEIQRIVISRYIGC from the coding sequence TTGGATTTTGATCTTAACAAAGAGCAGGAGATGATCCGGGATGCGGTGCGCAATTTCGCGGAAAAGGAAATCGCCCCCCTTATCCTGGATTTGGACGAAAACGAGGAGTTTTCACCGGAACTCACCCGGCGCATGGGAGAAATCGGCCTTTTCGGCATGTTTGTCCCGGAAAAGTACGGCGGACAGGAGCTGGATTACATCTCTTACGCCATCGCCGTGGAGGAGGTGGCCCGCATAGACGGCTCCCACGCCGCAACCGTGGCTGCCGGCAACTCACTGGGAATAGGCCCCATCTACTACTTCGGCTCGGAAGACCAGAAGAAAAAATACCTGCCCAAGCTCTCCACCGGAAAATACCTCTGGGGCTTTGGCCTCACCGAGCCTGCTGCGGGAAGCGACGCTGGCGGAACCCAGACCACCGCAGTGCGCGACGGAAACGAGTGGGTGATCAACGGATCCAAAATTTTCATCACCAATGCGGCCTCTCCCATAAGCCTTGGCGTCACGGTCCAGGCCATCACCGGGCACCGCCCGGACGGAAAGCCCGAATACTCCTGTATCCTCGTCGAGCACGGCACCAAGGGCTTCACCGCCAAGCCCATGCACAAGAAGCTCATGTGGCGGGCCTCCAACACGGCGGAGCTTTATTTCGACGACTGCCGTGTGCCTTACGAAAATCTTCTTGGAAACCAGGGGGACGGATTCCGCCAGATGCTGAAAACTCTGGACGGCGGACGCCTCTCCATAGGCGCGATGGGCTTAGGCGGCGCACAGGGGGCCTACGAGCTGGCCCTTTCCTACGCCAAAAAACGCCGCCAGTTCGGGCAATCCATCAGCAAGTTCCAGGCGGTTGCCTTCAAGCTCAGTGATTGCGCCATGGAAATCGAGTGCGCCAGAAACCTGCTCTACAAGGCCTGCTGGCTGAAAGACCACCACCGCCCCTTTGAGAAGGAGGCCGCCATGGGAAAGCTCTACTGCTCCGAGGTCATGGGCAGGGTGGCCGACCACGCGGTCCAGATCCACGGCGGATACGGGCTGATGAAGGAATACAAGGTGGAGCGCTTCTACAGGGATCAGAAGCTGCTTACGATTGGGGAAGGAACATCCGAGATACAGCGAATAGTCATATCACGCTACATCGGCTGCTAG
- a CDS encoding L-seryl-tRNA(Sec) selenium transferase → MLRNLPSVERLLTLLSSLNPQGVHPQKFLKDNAAREPYAKARVPRSVLLLASRDAVEEFRKLILSGRIAPEDKAETEGAVLALALDKARKALSPSLIPVVNGTGVVVHTNLGRSILADEALAHAMRVSGGYSNLEYDLSEGRRGSRFVHVEELLKELTGAEAAFVVNNNAAAVLLCIDTVARGKKVIVSRGELVEIGGSFRIPEVMAKGGADLCEVGTTNRTHPADYERAIDADTGLLLKAHTSNFAVVGFTASVSLADLCRMGRERGIPVMEDLGSGSLLDLSVYGLSREPTVGDSVATGADLVTFSGDKMLGGPQAGIIVGKKEVVDQCKKNPLARALRIDKMTLAALESTLRLYRDPETAVAVIPTLRLIAADPAALARRARRLSASINKLAPGTVTARVVKTGSRVGGGALPLETLPSYGVEISVSGLSPNALEKLMRGADTPVIGRIENDSFLLDVRTVADRELSLVTGAISSFLSKPSSETA, encoded by the coding sequence ATGCTCCGCAATCTTCCTTCGGTGGAAAGGCTCTTGACGCTTTTATCGTCGCTTAATCCACAGGGTGTTCATCCTCAAAAATTTTTGAAGGACAATGCCGCGCGGGAGCCGTACGCCAAGGCGCGGGTTCCCAGGAGCGTGCTCCTTCTGGCCTCGCGGGATGCCGTGGAGGAATTCAGAAAGCTCATCCTCTCAGGGCGGATTGCCCCCGAAGACAAGGCGGAAACGGAGGGCGCGGTTTTGGCCCTGGCACTCGATAAGGCCCGGAAAGCCCTTTCGCCCAGCCTCATACCCGTGGTGAACGGCACCGGGGTGGTGGTTCACACCAACCTCGGGCGCTCGATCCTGGCCGACGAGGCCCTGGCCCACGCCATGCGCGTCTCCGGGGGCTATTCCAACCTGGAATACGATCTCTCTGAGGGCCGACGAGGCTCCCGCTTCGTGCACGTGGAGGAGCTTTTGAAGGAACTCACCGGGGCCGAGGCCGCCTTTGTAGTTAACAACAACGCGGCTGCAGTACTGTTGTGCATAGACACGGTGGCCAGGGGGAAAAAGGTCATCGTAAGCCGTGGAGAGCTGGTGGAAATCGGCGGCTCCTTCCGTATTCCCGAAGTCATGGCCAAGGGCGGGGCCGATCTTTGCGAGGTTGGCACCACCAACCGGACGCATCCTGCGGATTACGAGAGAGCCATAGACGCCGACACCGGGCTTTTGTTGAAGGCCCACACGTCAAATTTCGCAGTTGTGGGCTTTACGGCCTCGGTGAGTCTGGCGGACCTGTGCCGCATGGGGCGCGAACGCGGAATACCGGTTATGGAGGACCTGGGAAGCGGAAGCCTCTTGGACCTTTCGGTCTACGGCCTTTCCAGGGAGCCCACGGTGGGCGACTCGGTGGCCACGGGGGCGGACCTCGTCACCTTTTCGGGCGACAAGATGCTGGGAGGCCCCCAGGCCGGCATCATCGTGGGAAAGAAGGAAGTGGTTGACCAGTGCAAAAAAAATCCCCTGGCCCGCGCTCTGCGCATTGACAAGATGACCCTGGCGGCCCTGGAATCGACACTCAGGCTATACCGCGACCCTGAAACCGCCGTGGCCGTCATCCCCACCTTAAGGCTCATCGCCGCCGACCCCGCAGCGCTGGCCAGACGGGCGCGCAGGCTTTCCGCTTCCATTAACAAACTCGCCCCCGGAACGGTTACCGCAAGGGTCGTCAAAACCGGCTCCCGCGTGGGCGGGGGGGCGCTTCCCCTGGAGACCCTTCCGAGCTATGGGGTGGAGATTTCAGTTTCCGGCCTTTCGCCCAACGCCCTGGAAAAACTGATGAGGGGGGCCGATACGCCTGTAATCGGACGCATTGAAAACGATTCCTTTCTTCTCGACGTGCGCACTGTGGCCGACCGTGAGCTTTCCCTCGTAACCGGCGCAATTTCATCCTTCTTATCAAAACCGTCTTCGGAGACCGCTTGA
- a CDS encoding universal stress protein, with amino-acid sequence MSAFEKILFPVDLSPSSPKLAFHVKNMVEKPNAVLHLLFVARDLSHFGGMNVPFAAINNLNEALAKGAEVNLEKFRDRHFPGMNVIVAVRSGDIAEQVLDYARENGVDLIVMGTHGRKGMEKVLLGSVAERVIKGASVPVMVVNPHRIPKQSPVAS; translated from the coding sequence ATGAGCGCGTTTGAAAAGATACTGTTTCCTGTCGATCTGTCACCTTCTTCGCCCAAACTGGCTTTTCACGTGAAAAACATGGTGGAAAAGCCGAACGCGGTTCTGCACCTTTTGTTCGTGGCCCGCGACCTTTCCCATTTCGGGGGCATGAACGTGCCTTTTGCCGCCATAAACAATCTGAACGAGGCCCTGGCCAAGGGGGCCGAGGTCAACCTGGAGAAATTCCGGGACAGACATTTTCCGGGCATGAACGTCATTGTCGCGGTGCGTTCCGGCGACATTGCCGAGCAGGTCCTGGACTACGCCAGGGAAAACGGCGTCGACCTCATCGTCATGGGGACCCACGGACGCAAAGGCATGGAGAAGGTTCTCTTAGGCTCGGTGGCGGAAAGGGTGATTAAGGGCGCGTCAGTTCCGGTGATGGTGGTGAACCCTCACCGCATCCCGAAGCAATCCCCCGTGGCCTCGTAA
- a CDS encoding ParA family protein: MRRVIFNQKGGVGKSTITVNLAALCAQEGKKTLVVDLDPQGNASQYVLGAGKHLPPWTLADFFGDTLKFSLRKRGLQDYITSTPFPGLHLLPAHPEMADLAGKLEAKYKIYKLKEALDSAGDFDAVFMDTPPALSFYTLSALIAADTCLIPFDCDEFSRRAIHSLIGSVHEIREDHNPTLVVEGIIVNQYQSRANLPKKMVEDLKAEGLPVFDSFLSSSVKIRESHEKALPLIHMDPTHKITQEFAALYRELLG; this comes from the coding sequence ATGCGCAGAGTCATTTTCAACCAAAAAGGCGGAGTGGGCAAGTCCACCATAACCGTTAACCTGGCTGCCCTTTGCGCCCAGGAGGGCAAAAAAACCCTGGTGGTGGACCTGGATCCGCAAGGCAACGCCTCCCAGTATGTCCTGGGAGCGGGAAAGCATCTTCCGCCCTGGACCCTGGCGGATTTCTTCGGGGATACCTTAAAGTTCAGCTTGAGAAAAAGGGGCCTGCAAGACTACATAACATCCACGCCCTTTCCGGGCCTGCATCTTCTTCCCGCCCACCCCGAAATGGCCGACCTCGCGGGCAAGCTGGAGGCCAAGTACAAGATTTACAAGCTGAAGGAAGCCCTGGATTCGGCTGGCGATTTCGACGCCGTATTCATGGACACCCCCCCTGCCCTTTCCTTCTATACCCTTTCGGCCCTGATCGCGGCGGACACCTGCCTCATCCCCTTTGACTGCGACGAGTTTTCCCGAAGGGCCATTCACAGCCTTATCGGTTCGGTCCACGAGATAAGGGAGGACCACAACCCAACCCTGGTGGTTGAGGGCATCATCGTGAACCAGTATCAGTCAAGGGCGAACCTGCCGAAAAAAATGGTGGAGGACTTGAAGGCGGAGGGGCTTCCCGTGTTCGACTCGTTTCTTTCATCTTCCGTGAAAATCAGGGAAAGCCACGAAAAGGCCCTGCCCCTTATCCACATGGACCCGACGCACAAGATAACCCAGGAATTCGCAGCGCTCTACAGGGAGCTTCTGGGCTGA
- a CDS encoding isoamylase early set domain-containing protein: MSIQKEYLKKKPLCKVTFCLPAERMENANSVHVVGEFNGWDPLATPMTRGKAGGFKATLNLEPGREYQFRYLVDESVWENDWEADKYVPNPFGNSENCVVVI; the protein is encoded by the coding sequence ATGAGCATCCAAAAAGAGTATCTGAAAAAAAAGCCCTTGTGCAAGGTAACCTTCTGCCTGCCTGCCGAACGCATGGAAAACGCGAACTCCGTTCACGTGGTGGGGGAGTTCAACGGCTGGGATCCTTTGGCCACCCCCATGACGCGCGGCAAAGCCGGAGGATTCAAGGCCACCCTGAACCTTGAGCCGGGGCGCGAATACCAGTTCCGCTACCTGGTGGACGAATCCGTGTGGGAAAACGACTGGGAGGCCGACAAATACGTTCCCAACCCATTCGGAAACAGCGAAAACTGCGTGGTGGTGATTTAA
- a CDS encoding response regulator, with protein sequence MKKTLLIIEDNEQNFYLMRFLLEKSGFSVMGASTGREGIEMALALKPSAILLDIQLPEMDGYAVAAELKKHEELAGTPIIAVTSYAMVGDREKILAAGSTGYIEKPIDPETFVDDIARHLPDNRE encoded by the coding sequence ATGAAAAAAACTCTCCTGATCATTGAAGATAACGAGCAGAATTTTTATCTCATGCGTTTTCTGCTGGAAAAGAGCGGCTTTTCCGTGATGGGCGCATCAACCGGCAGGGAGGGCATTGAAATGGCCCTTGCGCTCAAGCCGAGCGCCATTTTGCTCGATATCCAGCTTCCGGAAATGGACGGGTACGCTGTTGCCGCCGAGCTGAAAAAGCATGAGGAACTTGCGGGCACGCCCATCATCGCCGTCACGTCATACGCCATGGTGGGGGACCGGGAAAAGATTCTGGCCGCCGGCTCCACCGGCTACATCGAAAAGCCCATCGACCCGGAAACCTTTGTTGACGACATCGCCCGGCACCTTCCCGACAACAGGGAGTGA
- a CDS encoding response regulator transcription factor gives MKKTILIVDDHPMVAEGIRSVISDMSEFEIGGVADSGDRAIDFCAKNPPHIVIMDVALPGMDGVEVAKRIRALCPDTRIIAFTVNDGRDYVLSLFRAGILAYVRKEDPVTDLTMAIRAVSGGGTYFSSKAPSILLDQISDLEDGKGKKGEYESMSPRELEVFKLLAEGFSVREIAGRLSISPKTVESHKYNIMAKLKLRSVSDLVKLALRKKLISL, from the coding sequence ATGAAAAAGACCATACTGATTGTTGACGATCACCCGATGGTTGCCGAGGGCATACGCTCTGTCATTTCGGACATGTCCGAGTTCGAAATCGGCGGCGTGGCCGATTCCGGTGATAGAGCCATAGATTTTTGCGCCAAAAACCCGCCTCACATAGTTATCATGGATGTCGCCCTGCCCGGAATGGACGGGGTGGAGGTGGCAAAGCGCATAAGGGCCCTCTGCCCTGACACCAGGATCATAGCGTTTACGGTCAATGACGGGCGGGATTACGTGCTTAGCCTTTTCCGGGCCGGAATCCTGGCGTATGTGAGAAAGGAGGACCCCGTTACTGACCTCACAATGGCGATCCGGGCCGTGAGCGGGGGCGGAACGTATTTTTCCTCCAAGGCCCCGTCCATCCTTCTGGATCAGATTTCAGACCTGGAAGACGGCAAGGGCAAAAAGGGTGAATACGAAAGCATGAGCCCCAGGGAACTGGAGGTTTTCAAACTTCTGGCAGAGGGTTTCTCGGTAAGGGAGATAGCCGGACGCCTCTCGATAAGCCCCAAAACAGTGGAATCCCACAAGTACAACATAATGGCCAAGTTGAAGCTCCGCTCCGTATCCGACCTGGTAAAGCTGGCCTTACGGAAAAAGCTGATCTCCTTATAA
- a CDS encoding response regulator, with protein sequence MNILIVDDNKENRYLLSALLRGSGHLVAESENGADAMEKLRTGGFDLLISDILMPVMDGFQLIQTLKSDEALRQTPVIVYTATYTGPEDEAFALKIGADRFIQKPCEPEVFMDALNEVMAGAGGRAVPALPLPEEEVFKLYNERLIRKLEQKMFQLEQEGLLRQEAAQALQISEKKYRKLHESMMDGFVRVDMQGTIMESNESYQRMVGYDAAELSGLTYTDLTPEKWRDYEKTIVATQILPRGYSDVYEKEYRKKDGSIFPVELRTFLIRNDSGEHEGMWAIVRDITARKQADEALRLANDIIVRSPAVAFVWKNKRGWPVEYASENVRRLFGWAAEDFISGAIPYADVIHPHDLDRVADEVRRSSADPEAENISHTPYRIVDRAGAVKWVEDLTAIRRNESRKIVAYEGLLIDVTERMALEHSRQLLREQLAQAQKMESVGRLAGGVAHDFNNLLSVIMGYGEMMKMDIKKDNPHHEMLDEILQAAIRAKDLTRQLLAFSRKQVLETNAVDVSGVVTGFEKLIRRLIGEDIKLELSLFAAPLVVRADTAQLEQVLMNLAVNARDAMPDGGHLTIETASVELDETYAETSPDISPGMYAMIGVSDTGQGMDRETQARIFEPFFTTKSKESGTGLGLATSYGIIKQHGGNILVYSEPEKGSTFKIYLPIVSEKADKKAEAPRAEPMPAGDATIMVIEDEKAVRNLVCRMLGNQGYTVIESHSVMDAIARAEAFKGPIHLVLADVVMPEMKGPEVFEKISIHHPESKVLYVSGYTDNVIVRHGMLADGVQFLQKPFTIKALLSRVAHVLEKG encoded by the coding sequence ATGAACATCCTCATTGTGGACGACAACAAGGAAAACCGCTATCTGCTGTCGGCCCTGCTCAGGGGCAGCGGGCACCTGGTGGCTGAGTCCGAAAACGGCGCGGATGCAATGGAAAAGCTGCGAACAGGCGGCTTCGACCTTTTGATCAGCGACATCCTGATGCCGGTCATGGACGGATTCCAGTTGATCCAAACCTTGAAGTCGGATGAAGCCCTTCGCCAGACCCCGGTAATAGTTTACACGGCCACCTATACCGGGCCGGAAGACGAGGCCTTCGCATTGAAGATCGGCGCTGACCGTTTCATTCAGAAGCCGTGCGAACCGGAAGTGTTCATGGATGCGCTGAATGAGGTCATGGCCGGCGCCGGAGGCAGGGCGGTTCCGGCCTTGCCTTTACCCGAAGAGGAAGTTTTCAAACTTTACAACGAAAGGCTCATACGGAAACTTGAGCAGAAGATGTTTCAGCTGGAACAAGAGGGCCTGTTGAGGCAGGAGGCCGCCCAAGCCCTTCAGATATCGGAAAAAAAGTACAGGAAACTCCATGAAAGCATGATGGACGGCTTTGTCCGGGTCGACATGCAGGGAACCATCATGGAGAGCAACGAGTCTTACCAGAGGATGGTGGGCTATGACGCTGCGGAGCTTTCCGGCCTCACCTATACCGATCTCACCCCGGAAAAATGGCGCGACTACGAAAAGACCATAGTGGCCACGCAAATACTTCCACGGGGTTATTCGGATGTCTATGAAAAGGAATACCGAAAAAAGGACGGATCCATATTCCCCGTCGAACTGCGTACTTTTCTGATACGGAACGACAGCGGCGAACATGAGGGAATGTGGGCCATTGTGCGGGACATAACGGCCAGGAAACAGGCCGATGAGGCCTTGAGGCTCGCCAACGACATAATCGTCCGCTCTCCGGCGGTGGCCTTTGTCTGGAAAAACAAAAGGGGCTGGCCGGTCGAATACGCCTCCGAAAACGTACGCCGTCTTTTTGGCTGGGCGGCTGAAGATTTCATTTCGGGCGCAATTCCATACGCGGATGTCATCCACCCGCATGACCTTGACCGCGTGGCCGACGAGGTCAGGCGATCAAGCGCCGACCCTGAGGCGGAAAACATTTCGCACACGCCCTACCGAATCGTCGACCGCGCAGGGGCGGTCAAATGGGTGGAGGATCTGACCGCAATCAGGCGCAACGAAAGCCGTAAAATCGTCGCCTACGAAGGACTTCTGATAGACGTCACCGAGCGCATGGCTCTTGAACATTCGCGCCAGCTTTTAAGGGAACAGCTCGCCCAGGCCCAGAAGATGGAATCCGTGGGCCGCTTGGCCGGAGGGGTGGCCCATGACTTCAACAACCTTTTGTCAGTCATCATGGGTTATGGCGAAATGATGAAGATGGATATCAAAAAGGACAACCCCCATCACGAAATGCTGGACGAAATACTACAGGCGGCAATAAGGGCGAAAGACCTTACCCGGCAGCTTCTTGCCTTCAGCCGCAAGCAGGTTCTTGAAACGAACGCGGTTGATGTTTCCGGGGTGGTGACGGGATTTGAAAAACTGATCAGGCGGCTCATAGGAGAGGACATCAAGCTGGAATTGTCCCTTTTTGCGGCCCCGCTCGTGGTGAGGGCCGACACCGCCCAGTTGGAGCAGGTGCTGATGAACCTGGCTGTGAACGCTAGGGACGCCATGCCGGACGGCGGGCACTTGACCATAGAAACCGCTTCGGTGGAGCTTGATGAAACATACGCGGAAACCAGCCCGGACATATCGCCCGGAATGTACGCAATGATAGGGGTCAGCGATACCGGCCAGGGCATGGACCGGGAAACCCAGGCCCGCATTTTCGAGCCTTTTTTCACCACCAAGAGCAAGGAAAGCGGCACGGGCCTGGGCCTTGCGACATCCTACGGCATAATAAAGCAGCACGGGGGAAATATTCTGGTCTACAGCGAGCCCGAAAAAGGCTCCACCTTTAAAATTTACCTGCCGATCGTTTCGGAGAAGGCGGATAAAAAGGCGGAAGCGCCACGGGCCGAGCCCATGCCCGCCGGTGATGCAACCATAATGGTCATCGAGGATGAAAAGGCCGTGCGCAACCTGGTGTGCAGAATGCTCGGCAACCAAGGATATACGGTGATCGAATCGCATTCGGTCATGGACGCCATCGCCAGGGCCGAAGCGTTTAAAGGCCCCATCCACCTGGTGTTAGCCGATGTGGTGATGCCGGAGATGAAGGGACCTGAGGTTTTCGAAAAAATCAGCATACATCACCCGGAATCAAAGGTCCTCTACGTGTCCGGCTATACGGACAACGTGATCGTTCGTCACGGCATGTTGGCGGATGGCGTTCAGTTTCTCCAGAAGCCGTTTACGATAAAAGCCTTGCTTTCAAGGGTGGCTCACGTGCTGGAAAAGGGATAG